The window CTTTGATAAAGGCGGCACTAAAGAAGTGATCGTCATGCTCAAGGATGTCGATGGTCAGCACCTGCGCGGCTATGGTTTTGATGGGGAAGAGCTGACTAAACTACCGCGCCTACAAGTTGTGCTCGATGAAGTGGCCCCAACCTTAACCACGTTTACCGTGGGCGGCGTCCGTAAAGTACTAAGCCAAATTCCGCCACAGCAATACCGTATGACCTATGATGTTGAAGCAATTGAAGATCCTGCCATTAAAGCGATTGTCGATGGCTCAACTAAGCTCAGGCCAACCTTAGTGGGTTATCGAAATTCCGAAGGTTCACCCGTCGATGTAAAAACCGCCGTCGAGTATAAATTACGTTATCCACTGACTCGCAAAGATAAAGATGCTCAAGGCATTGAGCGCCAATACAGCTTAGTGACCACCTTTGATCGCAGTGGTTATAGCGAAGAAGACGGTAGTTTTGTATTGGTGAGTGTGGCCTTTGAGGCCGATAACTTCGACTGGCTTAAAAGCGGCGGCGCTGAAATCCCCCGCACAGGCCCATTCTACAATTTTATGAGCATGGGCATGGGTAGCACTTGGGCAGGGCTTGCGAGTGAAAGTCATTATGCCCAAGGTCAGCTCGATGGTGCCTATGTTGCTTACGATGGCCGCAATGGTAATGTGATGTATTCGGGCGATTACAAGCAGGGTAAAAAAGTCGGTAAGTGGATGGAAGCCGATAGCCGAGAAACCTATTGGGAAGGCGAATACCTTGACGGTAAAAAACAAGGTAAATGGATCGCACAGTCAATATTCGATGAGGCCGATAACTTCGGTTTTGCTCACTATAATCAGGATGTGCTCGACGGCCCCTACGAAATTTATGCACCAGATTATGGCTCCAGCACCGAAAGCGCTAAGCAATTAATGGAGAAAGGCATTTATCGCAACGGAGTCAAAGACGGTGAATGGTTAGAGCAAGATGGGACGAAAGGTCACTATGAACAAGGCGTAAAACAAGGGCCTTGGGTCGATAAAGAGACCCGCGGACATTTTCGCGATCAGGTCGGCGAAGGGGCTTACCTTGGAGGAAAACGCACTGGTCCTTGGATATTTAAAACCGAGAACGGGGCTCGTACTGAAGTGAATTATATCAACGGCTTGCGTCAAGGTGAGTCTAAATCATTCGACAAGAATAATCGGATGTTTAATATCCGCCATTATGAGCAAGGTAGGCTTAATGGTCAGAGTATTTGGTATTCCAGTCAGAATATTATGGTAGATATTTCTAACTATCGCCAAGGTGAGTTAGATGGCCAGCAAATGCGTTTTAACCCCCGGAGCAGTGAGCTGGCTGAATTAACGAGTTATAAATTTAATGAAGCGGTGGCGCTAAAGCCTTCGCACGATGAATGTATCATGCGTGAGAATCCCTACTCAGATGATTGTGAAGGGGTGATCAATAATAAAAGTGAAACAACCTCATCGATAAAACACGGCGAGCAGCGTGAATATCTCGACAGCGGCACGTTATATAAATTGTCCTATTACACTAATGGCGCCGTAGATAAAGAATATCAGTTCGATTCCAACGGCCGTTTAAAGTATATGAAGGCCTTTAAAGCGGGTAAGGAATACGGCCCAAGTATCAGTTATTCCACAGATGGTGGATACTCACTCTCTCAATATGGTCAGTTGGTGAATAACCGTCTCTCTGGCCCCCATTACAGCTTCTATCCGAACGGTCAGTTAAAGCATTTTTGGAACTACTGCCAGCAAGAAGGCGAAACCTGGAACGGTGAACCTTACTACTGGGATAACGCCATTGCGCGCTGTGGTATACAGCGGGAGTATTTTGATAATGGTGCCGTGAATTGCATCGAAGAGTTAGATAGCAATTATGCCGTGGATAAAGTGTGTTACGACTCTAATGGCCAAATCGCGCAAGAAATGCTGCGCATCGATGAACAGCATGTGGTCCATAAGCGTTATATCAATGGGGTGATCTATCAGGAAGACCCAGGGTTTGCTGCTCATTCTAAAATGGTCAAAGGTCGCACTATTTATCACTTAGAAAACCCAAAAAGCCATGGCGTGTTTAAGTCCTACAATAGTGGCAAGTTAGATTATGAAAAAATTTTTAATATGGGTAAGGCAGGATGCTTTAAAAAGTATGATGCCAATGGCAAGCAAACGGTAGATACTGCCAGTTGCCAATTCTAAGGTCTAGGTTTGTTTAGCCTTTAGGGTCTGGTAGGCTTGGGATAAAGGATGAATTTGATGCGGGTAGCTTAATCGCGATAATCATTAAATTCATCAGCTTACAGAATAACAATAAAAGGGAAGTCCGAATGTCAGTTACCGAATACAACCTCGAAATCCACCCAAGATTCACTGAAACCGATGGTCTAGGTCATATCAACAACACAGTGATCCCTGTATGGTGCGAAGCCGCGCGCACGCCAATTTTCGAGATTTTTAATCCAGAGTTGGATTTGCAACAATGGAACTTAATTGTCGCGGGCTTTACCGTGGCGTTTATTGCGCCAACCTATTACGGCAAAAGCGTGACAGTGAAAACCTTTGTCAGCCGCATCGGCAACAGCAGTTTCGAACTGACTCAAACCTGTTGGCAAGCGGGTAACAAGACCGCCGAAGTGAAAACCACACTGGTACATTACGACTACAGCTGCGAAAAAAGCCGCCCTATCCCTGAAGATATCCGCGAAATGCTCGCCAAGCTGAATGGTGAAAGCGCTTAATCTGCCCTGTCTCTCGGTCAGCGCAATTGCAATTGCGCTGCTGAAGCGTTAATTTGTCGACCCGCTAACTGTGATGCAGATCACTTACCTGTATCGCCAAATTTTTATCGGTTCGGATTAATCATGAGATTCTATTTTACCCGCATGCGCTCGAAGGATATTTGTCCACCAAGACAGCCACTTAAAAAGATTGTGTGGTCATGGGTTGGGGCTTTCTGTGGCATTTACTTAGTCGCGAGTCTCGCAAATTATATGAGCGAAAACCTCGTCGGCACTATGTTTGTGATTGGCTCATTCGGCGCTTCTGCTGTGCTGGTGTACGGCGCACCGCTGGCGGAGTTTTCTCAACCGCGTAACTTGATTGGTGGCAGTGTGTTATCGGCCTTAATTGGGGTCGCCGTGTACCAAGTGTGTGGCGATTATGTAGTGCTGGCCAGCGCCTTAGCGGTATCCCTGTCTATCGCATTAATGTACTTGACCCGCACTCTCCATCCACCGGGCGGTGCAACGGCATTGATCGCCGTGATTGGCGGTGAAAATGTGCATCAACTCGGCTTTCTCTACGCGCTAATGCCAGTGTTCCTCGGCTCAGTATTACTCTTACTAGTCGCGCTGGTGGTCAATAACCTCTCCACCGATCCCAAGCGCCATTACCCTGTGTATTGGATTTAGCTAAAGTTAACATTATTCCAACTAGATGAGCGCAACTGTTATTGCGCCCATCTATTTATGTTTATATTTCAGATTAAATACCGCTAGTTATTGCTATATTTCTAAATGCTATAATTCTTGTACCGTCAGAATAATCTAACTTGAAATTTAACTTTTTGATCATGACTGGATTTGACTCTGTAGGATATTTGAAAAATAGCTTTAGAGATGTAGCTGATTTTTTTGTCAAAGGAATACTTCTTGATGATCTAATAAACTCATTTGCTATATGTACTCGTTCTAGCTCAGCTCTAGTGTTCTCTTGATCATAAATTCTAGTGTTATTAACTCCACCAATTTCTAGATCTTCATCTGAAACATTTCGAACAAAAAGACTACATATGACCTGAGAACCTGATTTTGAACAATAATCTAGCTCAATTTCTAATCCAGCCTCTACTTGTACCATGCTATAGCTAATACGTTCTTCTTTTTCAAGAAAGTAACTGCTTAGCGACGATGATGGAGCATAAAACTCTCTTAGGCTTAAGGACAAAGCTCCCAGCATCAAAAAAACAAATGTGTAATATCCATATTTTCTCCATGTTTTTCGATCTTTTACTTTGGAAACAAGTCTGTTGACGATAAAAAGAATTGAAAATGCTGACATGAGAGCTAAAAATGCAAAGATAGCTTGATAGAGTAATAATCCATCAACGTTAAGTTGAAATAACTGTCTTAAGAAGTCTGAACCTCTAAATGTCGGCACTAAAACAGCCAGTAAGGTAAGTATAAAACTAAGCAGTGTATTTGAGTCTGACATGTATTCTCTGAAATTATTTTTTTCAGTATTGTCCTTTAGCGCCTTACTATCCATTTTTTATAAATATCCTATAACTCTGCTTATATGTGATGACTATTTTAATATTAATGAAGTATCCATTCAAAGATGTTTCTACATTTGTTCTGCTAGTTTTTCAAAAACTTCTGCACATACCAGCAGCTGGCTTGGATAGCCAAATCTTGGCTTTTGGCCCATTTAAGTCCGTGGCGAACTAAGCGTTCGGCAAGTCCTTTACCGCGCAGTTCGTTGGGGACAAAGGTGCGGCTAAAATCGATATCCTTGCCTGATAATTGGTATTCCAATACGGCTTCATAGCCATCGACAGGGATAATAAAACGCTGTCTATCCTGTTGATGTTCAATGGCTATCTCAATATTTTCGTTATCTGACATACATTCTTCCCTCAAGGAGTGGCTTAAAGTGTGCTGGCAATTTAGCTATCGATTTGGTTAGCTTAGGCGACTTCGTGTTGTTTGAGAATCGCCAGCAGTTCTGCCGGTAAGTCGGCCTTTTTGCCGGTTTTAAAGTTAAACATCACCGCGACTGAAGTACCTAAGGTGGTTACTGCCTGCTGCTGTTTACTAAAAGCCTGATAATGCATGGTAAATCTATCGCTGTGAATATCGCTAATGCTGACACTCACTAATAGAGTATCGGGGAAGGTCACTGGGCGTTTATAGCGAGCCTGATTTTCGCTGATCACCGGGCCAATACCTGATTTATACAGGGTATCTAGCGGGAAAAGGCGATTGAAAAAGTCGATACGGGCCGTTTCAAAATAGCGGAAATAGACGACGTTGTTGACGTGTTGCAACGCATCCATTTCGCCCCAAGCCACGGGGATTTCGGTCACTATAGGGTGCTGTGCGAGAAACTTTTCCATTATGTTTTCCAGTGTGTTTGGCATTGAATTGCCGATCTAAAAATGCGAGTTGAAACGCTCGTTTAAGATGGTCAGACTAGCAGCATAAAGAACAAGCGACAAGCCATGGCGTTATAGGCATTTAGCGATAACATTAAGCGAAACAAGGAGCAGTGCATGATTAAACGAGTCGGAAACACCCATATTCAAGCTGAACACCAAGCGTCTTGCCACTGTGGCGCTGTGGTGTTGCAATTATCGCTGCCCAATGGCATCGAAAATCCGCGCCGCTGCGATTGTTCTATCTGCCGCCGTAAGGGCGCGATTGTCGGCTCTGTACCGCTGGCGGGGATCAAGATCCTCAAGGGTGAAGATGTGCTGAAATGCTATGAATTCAATACCAAAACCGCTAAGCATTACTTCTGCTCCAACTGCGGCATTTACACCCATCACCAGCGGCGTTCCAATCCCCATGAATATGGTTACAACATTGGTTGCCTCGAAGGGGTCAATCCATTCGATTTAGACAATGTGCCCACGAATGATGGCGTTAACCATCCTGCGGATCGTTAGATTATGAACATAGGTCAGTTTGCTGCACTTACTGGATTGTCGGCGCACACGCTCAGATATTACGAGAAAATTGGCCTACTGCAGTCTGTGGTGCGAAATGCGAGCGGGCACCGCGACTATGCCGCGAAAGAAGCGGAATGGATTGGGTTTATCAATCGCTTAAAAGAAACTGGCATGCCGCTAAAGCAGATTTTGACCTATGCCGAACTGCGTGCTCAAGGCAATACAACCGCAGGCGAGCGGCAGCAATTACTTGAGCAACATGCCTCACAATTGGCTGAGCGTATTCGCCAAGAGCAGGCGCATCTGATCGCCCTCGAGCAAAAAATCCGCTATTACCAAACGCATTTCAGTGATTAAGCTTAGCGATTCGGTTCAGTCGCTAAGTTCTGCATTTAAATCCTAATCGATTAATATTCTTCGCTTTTATCTTTAGCTGCTGTCTTCCTTCTTCAATCACAGGGCTACCTGCATTATTCATCAATCAGCCGTTGACTTAGAGTTAACTCTAAGGCGTAAGCTGACTTCTGTGGTCAAATCCTAAGGAGTCAAAATGAGTAATCAAAGGTATGTGCAGGGCTTAGCTAAGCTGACTGAAATCGACGGTGAAGCGGGCGAGAAAGTGATCAGTAGTCTGGCAAATATTTGCCCCGACTTGGGTAAGTACATTATCGAATATCCTTTTGGGGATATTTATCAGCGTGAAGGACTCGATCTTAAGACGCGGGAGTTAGTCACTGTCGCGGCGCTCACTGCATTAGGGCATTGTCAGCCGCAGCTTAACGTCCATATTAATGGCGCGTTGAATGTCGGTTGTGCACCG of the Shewanella baltica genome contains:
- a CDS encoding toxin-antitoxin system YwqK family antitoxin; the protein is MELSIRSLFAATAVLLSAFSVTPAAIAADYDKIVHGPVDLPHGQWLNFYQKDQQVWGEMLYGDAPGVRIDDYGRAEIVAVFYYDFDKGGTKEVIVMLKDVDGQHLRGYGFDGEELTKLPRLQVVLDEVAPTLTTFTVGGVRKVLSQIPPQQYRMTYDVEAIEDPAIKAIVDGSTKLRPTLVGYRNSEGSPVDVKTAVEYKLRYPLTRKDKDAQGIERQYSLVTTFDRSGYSEEDGSFVLVSVAFEADNFDWLKSGGAEIPRTGPFYNFMSMGMGSTWAGLASESHYAQGQLDGAYVAYDGRNGNVMYSGDYKQGKKVGKWMEADSRETYWEGEYLDGKKQGKWIAQSIFDEADNFGFAHYNQDVLDGPYEIYAPDYGSSTESAKQLMEKGIYRNGVKDGEWLEQDGTKGHYEQGVKQGPWVDKETRGHFRDQVGEGAYLGGKRTGPWIFKTENGARTEVNYINGLRQGESKSFDKNNRMFNIRHYEQGRLNGQSIWYSSQNIMVDISNYRQGELDGQQMRFNPRSSELAELTSYKFNEAVALKPSHDECIMRENPYSDDCEGVINNKSETTSSIKHGEQREYLDSGTLYKLSYYTNGAVDKEYQFDSNGRLKYMKAFKAGKEYGPSISYSTDGGYSLSQYGQLVNNRLSGPHYSFYPNGQLKHFWNYCQQEGETWNGEPYYWDNAIARCGIQREYFDNGAVNCIEELDSNYAVDKVCYDSNGQIAQEMLRIDEQHVVHKRYINGVIYQEDPGFAAHSKMVKGRTIYHLENPKSHGVFKSYNSGKLDYEKIFNMGKAGCFKKYDANGKQTVDTASCQF
- a CDS encoding acyl-CoA thioesterase, coding for MSVTEYNLEIHPRFTETDGLGHINNTVIPVWCEAARTPIFEIFNPELDLQQWNLIVAGFTVAFIAPTYYGKSVTVKTFVSRIGNSSFELTQTCWQAGNKTAEVKTTLVHYDYSCEKSRPIPEDIREMLAKLNGESA
- a CDS encoding HPP family protein — encoded protein: MRFYFTRMRSKDICPPRQPLKKIVWSWVGAFCGIYLVASLANYMSENLVGTMFVIGSFGASAVLVYGAPLAEFSQPRNLIGGSVLSALIGVAVYQVCGDYVVLASALAVSLSIALMYLTRTLHPPGGATALIAVIGGENVHQLGFLYALMPVFLGSVLLLLVALVVNNLSTDPKRHYPVYWI
- a CDS encoding GNAT family N-acetyltransferase, which gives rise to MSDNENIEIAIEHQQDRQRFIIPVDGYEAVLEYQLSGKDIDFSRTFVPNELRGKGLAERLVRHGLKWAKSQDLAIQASCWYVQKFLKN
- a CDS encoding acyl-CoA thioesterase; the protein is MEKFLAQHPIVTEIPVAWGEMDALQHVNNVVYFRYFETARIDFFNRLFPLDTLYKSGIGPVISENQARYKRPVTFPDTLLVSVSISDIHSDRFTMHYQAFSKQQQAVTTLGTSVAVMFNFKTGKKADLPAELLAILKQHEVA
- a CDS encoding GFA family protein, translating into MIKRVGNTHIQAEHQASCHCGAVVLQLSLPNGIENPRRCDCSICRRKGAIVGSVPLAGIKILKGEDVLKCYEFNTKTAKHYFCSNCGIYTHHQRRSNPHEYGYNIGCLEGVNPFDLDNVPTNDGVNHPADR
- a CDS encoding MerR family transcriptional regulator, producing MNIGQFAALTGLSAHTLRYYEKIGLLQSVVRNASGHRDYAAKEAEWIGFINRLKETGMPLKQILTYAELRAQGNTTAGERQQLLEQHASQLAERIRQEQAHLIALEQKIRYYQTHFSD
- a CDS encoding carboxymuconolactone decarboxylase family protein, with the protein product MSNQRYVQGLAKLTEIDGEAGEKVISSLANICPDLGKYIIEYPFGDIYQREGLDLKTRELVTVAALTALGHCQPQLNVHINGALNVGCAPQEIVEVILQMSVYAGFPAALNGMFVAKAVFAERELNVV